In Rickettsiales bacterium, the DNA window ATAATCGGGCTAATATCTCCAGTAAAAGCACCACTCCCAAGGTAATGGCAATCTTGTGAGCCTAAATGTATATGTGAATTAGAAATTATTTCACTAATAGATTGCAGGAAAACAAAAGGCGGGCAAAGAACAATCTCATTTCTGTTTTGCTTAATGTTTTTAACTTCACTTGCCAAGTTTTTTGCTTGGGCAAGGCTAAGATTCATCTTCCAATTTCCCACAATTAATTTCATATATAAAACCCTTTGAAAAGTTTGTAATTTTAATTACAAAGTAAATATAAAAATAATAATTTGAAGTATAAAATGCAAAATATAGTAAATCTAGTTGGAAAATTTTTTGTTCTGGTTTTTATCGGTATTTTAATTGTAGGCCTTGTTTTTTGGGGTATTGGCGATGTTATGAAAGGGCAAGGCAACACAATAGTTGCACAAGTTGGCAATTTGCCAATCACAAATTATGATGTTGAAAGACAAGTAAATATGCAGAAGCAAAGGCTTCAAAATTCAGGTATGAGAGAAATTTCACCTGAGTTTGAAAAAATAATCAAAAAAAATTCTTTAACACAAATTATCAATACCAAACTTCTTGAGGCAGAGCTTACAAATCTAGGTATTGAGCTTGATGAATCTTTTGTTATAAAAAAAGATTTCACGCAAGATGGTAAGCTTGATGAAGAAGCTTTGCAAGCTCAAATATCAGCTTCTGGAAGTGAGGAAACTTTCTTAAAAGATTATATTAGAGACAAAAAACTAGAAATTTTAGAATCATCATTTGCATCAATTATTCCAGTTGATGATGAATATGCAAAATTATTCTATAAATTTGAAAAGCAAAAAAGAAATATTACAATTTACAGCTTTGATAAATCTTCTGTTCCAAGCCTAAAAACTCCTTCTGATGCTGAGTTAAATGATTTCTATGAAACGCAAAAAGAAAATTATCGCCTGCCAGAATATAGAAAAATAAGTTATATTCTGCTTGATAAAAAATCAATTTCTATTCCACCTAAAAATAAATCAGTGGAAGATATTTTATATGAAAAATCTAATAATCTTTTGGATAAACTTGCTGAGGGTGCTAGCTTTGAGGAGGCAGCGGCCGAGCTTAATCTTAAAATATCCAAAATTTCTGCAATTGATAATGAAGGTAAAAATCAAGCTGGAGAAATTATTAATCTGCCAGAGCTTGATGGTTTTTTACCAAATATTTTTGCCCTTAATGAGGGCGAAACAAGTGATTTG includes these proteins:
- a CDS encoding SurA N-terminal domain-containing protein, yielding MQNIVNLVGKFFVLVFIGILIVGLVFWGIGDVMKGQGNTIVAQVGNLPITNYDVERQVNMQKQRLQNSGMREISPEFEKIIKKNSLTQIINTKLLEAELTNLGIELDESFVIKKDFTQDGKLDEEALQAQISASGSEETFLKDYIRDKKLEILESSFASIIPVDDEYAKLFYKFEKQKRNITIYSFDKSSVPSLKTPSDAELNDFYETQKENYRLPEYRKISYILLDKKSISIPPKNKSVEDILYEKSNNLLDKLAEGASFEEAAAELNLKISKISAIDNEGKNQAGEIINLPELDGFLPNIFALNEGETSDLLEAKDGSSYAIIKLDEISESKIQPLIQVKNFVLADYNKNMLGKAVYQKAKQLKTEVEKGTKTEEFLKNIMGVSISKMDKLDRRNQKINQQFLNLIFSVKKGGFSEIYVDENKVLFAKINEINYPEKIDEMEIFNVKSFLQDQISQEIMMQYVTYLASKYKVQSN